The following nucleotide sequence is from Tolumonas lignilytica.
AGGCGCAACAGCAGGCAGCCCGCCGCTCAATCCGCCAAGCCGAACGAAGCTTCAGCAATGCAATTTCACCGTTGCGAGAGTCACTGACCAGACTGAATCTGAAACCGGATGAAGGATTAGCCACTGTCGCCGAGTTGATCCGTAATGCCGCTGCCACGCTGAATGCCACCGAAGGTTCCATTGGGTTTCACTTGGTACGGTCTGTACGTAATGGCGATCCGTTATTGTTGCATAGTCTCAATGTCGCGTTTATTGCGATGTTAATTGCCAAGGAAGCAGGTTGGGAGCCGTTAGCTATACAAGATGCTGGATTAGCCGGGTTAGTCCATGACATCGGTGAATTACGCATTCCTACGCAGGTCAGCCGGAAACGGACGGAATTAACGACGGCTGAAACCAATTACCTGAAAATGCATGTCCAATATGGCTATGAACAGTTAACCCAGTTAAAAGCATTTAATCCGGCTGTGCGTCAGGTTGCCCTGCAACATCATGAATGTCAGGATGGCTCTGGCTATCCTGCCGGATTAAAAGGGGATGATATTCCGCTACTCAGTCGTTTGATTGCCGTGGTCGATTATTATGAAGAGCAACTGCACCCACGAAATGGACTGGGTTCCTTGCATCCAAATCAGGTGATCG
It contains:
- a CDS encoding HD-GYP domain-containing protein is translated as MSQTTSIPVEQLKIGHYVVLPFGWKNHPFLFSSFRIKDNEQLKILRSLGVKNIPVDLNKSMVEDSEPLEATIPESPPSEAEPEIVLPDPHKAQQQAARRSIRQAERSFSNAISPLRESLTRLNLKPDEGLATVAELIRNAAATLNATEGSIGFHLVRSVRNGDPLLLHSLNVAFIAMLIAKEAGWEPLAIQDAGLAGLVHDIGELRIPTQVSRKRTELTTAETNYLKMHVQYGYEQLTQLKAFNPAVRQVALQHHECQDGSGYPAGLKGDDIPLLSRLIAVVDYYEEQLHPRNGLGSLHPNQVIAGLYKKAGKQFDVQLTQLLIKVLGIYPPGSLVTLSDNTLALVMSSEPSSPLKPMVLPYEKGRVPEGVDLISLQNDERTITGIVASDELNSQQIEYFGLTKHACYYFSLPHQ